A genomic window from Gambusia affinis linkage group LG16, SWU_Gaff_1.0, whole genome shotgun sequence includes:
- the LOC122845696 gene encoding TMF-regulated nuclear protein 1-like → MERKISKDGGKNGTKAVRGRRTNPESPDEGSAEDVAAAFKGTDSNPDLHLPDSSSPSPSSSSPLPQPAMPPSVSASALLALASPATRRSISMGDFRRVTGALLAGSDPPSTSATAPSSKLVTPSSSMEFEAARRRLLEVEERQRVIREMERRLEELREMFVRSEQQVVVHGELVSRITGAAQQGELYVAENTQRVKKGLKFKKHRPAIVFSSMLGLRTCLPWPVKLK, encoded by the coding sequence ATGGAGAGGAAAATCAGcaaagatggagggaaaaacGGTACTAAGGCTGTGAGAGGACGGAGAACAAACCCAGAGAGCCCCGATGAAGGCTCCGCTGAGGACGTGGCAGCAGCTTTTAAAGGGACGGACTCCAATCCTGATCTCCACCTGCCGGACTCATCGTCCCCATCaccgtcctcctcctcccctcttcCTCAGCCCGCCATGCCTCCTTCCGTTTCTGCCTCTGCTCTCCTGGCTCTGGCGTCTCCAGCAACCAGGCGGTCCATCTCCATGGGAGACTTTCGGAGGGTAACGGGGGCTCTCCTGGCCGGTTCCGATCCCCCGTCCACTTCTGCCACGGCCCCCTCCTCCAAACTGGTCACCCCCAGCTCCAGTATGGAGTTCGAGGCGGCCCGGCGGCGCCtgctggaggtggaggagcgGCAGCGGGTCATCAGGGAGATGGAGCGGCGGCTGGAGGAGCTCAGGGAGATGTTCGTGCGCTCCGAGCAGCAGGTGGTGGTTCACGGGGAGCTGGTGTCGCGGATAACCGGTGCGGCCCAGCAGGGTGAGCTGTACGTGGCGGAGAACACCCAGCGGGTGAAGAAAGGCTTGAAGTTCAAGAAGCATCGACCTGCCATCGTGTTTTCCTCCATGCTCGGACTGCGCACGTGCCTCCCCTGGCCTGTGAAGCTCAAATAG